DNA sequence from the Peromyscus eremicus chromosome 7, PerEre_H2_v1, whole genome shotgun sequence genome:
CTTAGATTAGGTGCAGTGTTCTGTGGTTCCTTTCCATGGGTTATTACAAAATCAGAGACCATTGCTTTCTTGCCTGGGCCTTCCCTGTACTCAAGTTGGGAAGGTTGTGGGTTCAGGGATACTGGTGGGTTAAGGTGTCTGTATGCCCATGTACGCACACTCTTTTCCTCTATCAGAGACCTTTCAGTGCAAAGCCATTGATACAGGAAAGCAAAACAGTCACCCCAGAGCTTTAGGCAACTCTCTCCAGCCAAAAACATTTTCCCAACCCCTACCCAAAAAGGCCAGACAGCCTGGAGACCCTTGTTTTGTGCCTCTAATCACCAGCTCAGACAGTGCCCTCTGGGCTGTTTGGATGGCGTATCCCTATCCCTCCCAGGATCACTCTCTCTTTTGTTGCATTGTGAGAAAATTATGGCTAGGAATTTGATCTGGAGCCAGTGTCAGCTTCCGGGAGTGATCTCAGCATCCAAGTGTAAGCTTAGGATGCTGAGACGAGGGGAGCATTTCACAGTGGAAATTGCTACCTATGACCTTCTTCCAGTCGGTTCACGGTTGGGTCTTCCAGGCCACAGAACAGGAGCAGCACAAACAAGGCCCTAAGGTTTGGGTTTATTCAGCTCCACTCAGAACTAAATCAAAGGCTATGGTACATCAAAGGACCAAATCATACACTGTGGACCATACACCTATCCCTTCCCCCGAGGACGCTGCTACCTCTGGGGTGGTGGACTTCTGGAATCGCCGTGGGATGTAGACAGGGGATTCACTGGGTGCTGGGTCTACCGCGGACAGTCAGGGCTCAGCTCTGGctacctcttcctcttcctctgggtcAGGAGGCGCAGGGAGCAGGGAGATGTAGACCTCATTGACTTCCGTGTCCAAATGCCGGCCACCCCGAGGCGCCTCCAAGTTAAGGATGCCATCATGCGAGAGGGCAGCTCGGACCCGCCAGGGGTCCACATCTGCTGGCAGGACATAGGTGCGACAGAACTCTCGGGACACGAAGCCGTGGCGGTCCAGACGCTGGGGGTGCCGGGCCGACACCTCCAGCAGGTTGTCCACAGTCCTGACGGTCACCTCGTCTGGGGTAAAGTGGCTCACATCCAGAAATGCCTGGAACTTGCCCTCGCTGAGCCTGAGCTCTGAGGCCCCTGCCCTACTGCCCTCCCCAGCTCTGGCGGCCCGAGGCCGGACATAGTAGCCATGGTAGAGGGTGGGGGTCAGGATCTCTTCTGGCAGGAGGCCTGAGggggtagagagagaaagagaaggcaagAGGCAGGATGAAGGAGGAAGCAGTGTGCACAGGGCTGAAAGGCGAGATCAGGAGCAGGTAGGGAAGCTGCCGAGGAGGGCCTGGGGAAGGAAATTAGACGGCCATGAAGCAAGCAGGGATTTGGAGGACAGAAGCGAAACCAGAAGGTATTCAGCGTGCAAGGCCCGGGTACCCAAAGCTCTGCGGATCTAAAGCCCTGTCCTGAAGTCTGTAGCAAGAGGAGAGCCTTGCTTGAGGGGGGAGTCTGGGGTGGGAGATGCCTCGCCCCAGGAGTTCACTTAAGCCCCAGGTAGGGTGGAGGCCAGTGAGACTGGGCGGTGAGCCCAGAATttcaggaggtgggggtgggaagcaTCTGGGCCTTACCTTCTCCGAAGCGCTGCTCGCCCAGGCGGCTGGGGTTGGCAAATTCGTACTCGGCAGTGGCTGGGTGGGCATGTGGCACTGTGCGGCCCGACATGACTGCGGTTGCGACTGGCAGCCCTGATCCCAAGTGCAGCCCCAACAAGATCGACGCGACCCCTTCagcgggagggagagccaggactCAGTCAGAGTGGGGGCGGGGTCTACACCACCCAAAATAGTGCAAGGCCTCTGGGGGAGGGCCGGGAGCCTGGGCCCAGAGTGCAGCGATGAGGGTGTGACCAGCACAGCCTGGACCCCCTAAGTCCCCTCCTCTGCACACCCTTCAGCTGTCGCAGAAGCCTGGGAGGACAGCTGAGGGTCTTGGTCCGGGAGTGAGCTGGGAAAAGAAGTTGGTGCACTCACTGCAGGAATGCAAAGGGAGGCCTAGTTTGGGCCTTCACAAATTGTACACTTCCATATCACCCTTTGTCTTTCTCAATCGTGGGCACCCTGcacactacttaaaaaaaaaaaaaaagatttaatgttCCATGAGCCACATAGCATCAAAGGTGCAAGAAGCATGCTCTGTCTCTTTAATTTCAGGGTATTCTGAAACTCAGGTCAACTCAGGGTTCCAGTCAGACACCTGGTACCGACTGACATATTGGTGGTCACTGCTCCCCGCTAGGGCACCACAAAGGGTTAATGTCCCTGGGGCCCAGCCTAGGAAGATTCCAGTCCCTGCCCAGGCTCAAGATAGCCTGCTGGCTCAACTCCCCTGGCATGCA
Encoded proteins:
- the Hspb2 gene encoding heat shock protein beta-2 isoform X2, producing MSGRTVPHAHPATAEYEFANPSRLGEQRFGEDVDPWRVRAALSHDGILNLEAPRGGRHLDTEVNEVYISLLPAPPDPEEEEEVARAEP
- the Hspb2 gene encoding heat shock protein beta-2 isoform X1 — its product is MSGRTVPHAHPATAEYEFANPSRLGEQRFGEGLLPEEILTPTLYHGYYVRPRAARAGEGSRAGASELRLSEGKFQAFLDVSHFTPDEVTVRTVDNLLEVSARHPQRLDRHGFVSREFCRTYVLPADVDPWRVRAALSHDGILNLEAPRGGRHLDTEVNEVYISLLPAPPDPEEEEEVARAEP